Proteins encoded within one genomic window of Saccharopolyspora pogona:
- a CDS encoding MerR family DNA-binding transcriptional regulator, whose amino-acid sequence MTDRLVPTTIAARMLGVSTRTLRRYTQQGVLPDRRSAGGRRVFSVAELEDVRRRRGPVPPAEGVVLYARVPSQRQRAVRPGRPPRPRRPPRSTGRRLADAGSPQRLARSRPASVAGDHRECFWVLWHPKTLTGVLPPPEAVGR is encoded by the coding sequence ATGACTGATCGCTTGGTGCCGACAACGATAGCGGCCCGGATGTTGGGGGTTTCGACGCGAACGTTGCGTCGCTATACCCAGCAGGGAGTGCTGCCGGATCGTCGTTCTGCTGGTGGTCGCCGGGTGTTCTCGGTGGCGGAGTTGGAGGATGTCCGCCGCAGGCGTGGACCGGTACCACCTGCTGAGGGCGTGGTGTTGTATGCGCGGGTGCCCTCGCAGCGCCAGCGAGCCGTTCGGCCCGGTCGACCGCCGCGGCCACGTCGTCCACCGCGAAGTACAGGACGACGCCTGGCGGATGCGGGCTCCCCGCAGAGGCTTGCCCGATCCCGCCCGGCATCCGTGGCAGGTGACCACCGTGAGTGTTTTTGGGTGCTATGGCACCCAAAAACACTCACGGGTGTTCTTCCGCCACCCGAAGCGGTCGGACGGTGA
- a CDS encoding alpha/beta hydrolase: MHLDPELAAALPALPDLHIQDLAGARARMRQMAAGVAQPDEVVMTDRAVPGVDGGSVQVRVCKPPDAAGPLPALLLLHGGGFVMGGLDAVTAQAADLCTRVPAVVVAVDYRLAPEHPYPAALQDCESALRWIAAGSGALGVDAERIGVYGMSAGGGLAAALTLLVRDRGGPPLCFQLLDAPEVDDRLDTTSMRTFDDTPLWNQADAVLSWRYYLEGCDGAVPPYAAPARASDFSGLPPAYVSVYENDPLRDEGLAYASGLLEDGVSVELHLFPGTFHRSAVVASAAVSRRQAAETLDALRRGLNR; the protein is encoded by the coding sequence GTGCATCTGGATCCCGAGCTGGCAGCAGCCCTGCCCGCGCTGCCCGACCTGCACATCCAGGACCTCGCTGGGGCCCGCGCCCGGATGCGGCAAATGGCTGCGGGCGTGGCGCAGCCCGACGAGGTCGTCATGACCGACCGCGCGGTGCCCGGTGTGGATGGTGGCTCCGTGCAGGTCAGGGTCTGCAAGCCGCCCGATGCCGCCGGCCCGCTTCCCGCTCTGCTCTTGTTGCACGGCGGTGGATTCGTGATGGGCGGGCTGGACGCGGTCACCGCGCAAGCCGCGGATCTGTGCACTCGGGTGCCTGCGGTCGTCGTGGCTGTCGACTACCGGCTGGCCCCGGAACATCCGTATCCGGCTGCCCTGCAGGACTGCGAGTCAGCGCTGCGCTGGATCGCCGCTGGAAGTGGAGCGCTCGGGGTCGACGCTGAGCGGATCGGCGTGTACGGGATGAGCGCCGGCGGCGGTCTCGCCGCCGCGCTCACCCTGCTCGTCCGCGACCGCGGCGGACCACCTCTGTGCTTCCAACTGCTCGATGCCCCCGAGGTCGACGACCGACTGGACACCACCTCGATGCGGACGTTCGACGACACTCCATTGTGGAATCAAGCCGACGCGGTGCTGAGCTGGCGATACTACCTGGAGGGCTGTGACGGGGCCGTTCCTCCTTACGCCGCACCGGCTCGCGCCAGCGATTTCTCCGGCCTTCCCCCGGCGTACGTGTCGGTTTACGAGAACGACCCGCTGCGCGATGAGGGGTTGGCCTACGCGTCCGGCCTGCTCGAGGACGGCGTATCGGTCGAGTTGCACCTGTTCCCCGGCACATTTCACCGGTCGGCCGTGGTCGCGAGCGCAGCCGTATCCCGACGCCAGGCCGCCGAAACCCTCGACGCGCTCCGGCGGGGTCTGAACCGTTAG
- a CDS encoding class I SAM-dependent methyltransferase, producing MGEGYLLENQQPEAGERFTALARLLDPVTCRHFERLGVAEGWRCWEIGAGGATIPNWLARRAGPRGRVIATDIDTGWLVSAEPGVEVLQHDVGAELPPAGEFDLVHARLVLTHVPVREAALRAMVGALRPGGWLLLEEADPGLQPLICPDEHGPEQRLANRLREGFRSLMASRHADLGYGRTLPRLLRAEGLAEVGAEGFFPITDPACVVLERATVEQVADRLIAAGLATREEIDEHLANLAAGRLPDLATAPMISAWGRRG from the coding sequence ATGGGCGAAGGTTACCTGTTGGAGAACCAACAGCCGGAGGCCGGTGAGCGATTCACCGCGCTGGCGCGGTTGCTAGACCCGGTCACCTGCCGGCACTTCGAGCGGCTGGGTGTCGCCGAGGGCTGGCGGTGCTGGGAGATCGGCGCGGGTGGCGCCACGATCCCGAACTGGCTGGCCCGCAGGGCTGGACCACGTGGCAGGGTGATCGCCACCGACATCGACACCGGCTGGCTGGTCTCGGCCGAGCCGGGCGTCGAGGTCCTCCAGCACGATGTCGGAGCCGAACTGCCCCCGGCCGGCGAGTTCGACCTGGTGCACGCCCGCCTCGTGCTCACCCACGTGCCGGTTCGTGAGGCGGCGCTGCGCGCCATGGTCGGTGCGCTTCGCCCCGGCGGCTGGCTGCTACTGGAGGAGGCCGATCCGGGGCTGCAGCCGCTGATCTGCCCCGACGAGCACGGCCCCGAGCAGCGGTTGGCGAATCGGTTGAGGGAGGGATTCCGCTCGCTGATGGCGAGCCGGCACGCCGACCTCGGTTACGGGCGCACCCTTCCCCGGCTGCTCCGTGCCGAAGGACTGGCCGAGGTGGGTGCCGAAGGCTTCTTCCCGATCACCGACCCGGCCTGCGTGGTGCTGGAGCGGGCCACCGTGGAGCAGGTGGCCGACCGGCTGATCGCGGCCGGCCTGGCCACCCGGGAGGAGATCGACGAGCACCTGGCCAACCTGGCGGCCGGCCGACTGCCCGACCTGGCGACCGCGCCGATGATCTCCGCCTGGGGCCGGCGCGGCTAG
- a CDS encoding putative bifunctional diguanylate cyclase/phosphodiesterase: MNAHEEEAACGLSGRWEPSNGFRQSEAQIDTERLIGEVAADLRDCAIFAIDRDGLVTSWNAGAQRIKGFSSEEIIGRHFSRFYPREQVEAGFPSWELSQAAAHGFFIDRGWRVRKNGTRFWAHVVITAQRAPDGSLTGFIKVTRDESEGRTQRERSARRFTDLFQLAPVGIALLDESDQVLDANAALCDLLGYRLHGKAASELMHPDDAGSGLVPHPARAGGERMSHRVLTRADGERVFCHVRCAASVQDDGDRFWLAVFQDVTEQIRRAEVLHHQATHDPTTGLLNRQGVDELLVPMLDSSSDQIAVLFCDIDNFKRVNDSLGHDAGDELLVALARRLRNELPACCTPARLYGDEFLIICSNVQACGGLDALTNTAADLLRAVVPLQGRLVSVTASIGATTPEEHTTTQNMIRDADAAMFNTKRGRGRARTGQGTPTAQLTLEEDLRAALRHDRLQLHYQPIVARDGTIILAEALVRWPHPDRGLLTPDTILSVAENGGLMHDLDSWVLHTALREAVTWQQPIGVTVNVSGIRPDATDFSDEVSTAITASGIAPDRVVLEMVETLFVDLPAKPRRAMRELARTGIRFAMDDFGTGYSSLARLKDLPTQIVKLDRRFVSGMGSDPADLGIARAVVELARAMDRTCIAEGVENTTQHALLNSLGIDACQGFLFSRPLPAAEFHALLKSPESAAPANPAWE, from the coding sequence GTGAACGCGCACGAGGAAGAGGCTGCGTGTGGCTTGAGTGGTCGGTGGGAGCCGAGCAACGGGTTCCGGCAGTCGGAAGCGCAGATCGACACCGAGCGGTTGATCGGCGAGGTCGCCGCGGACCTCAGGGATTGCGCCATCTTCGCCATCGACCGCGACGGCCTGGTGACCAGCTGGAACGCGGGTGCTCAGCGGATCAAGGGGTTCTCCAGCGAGGAAATCATCGGGCGCCACTTCTCGAGGTTCTACCCGCGCGAGCAGGTCGAGGCGGGATTCCCGTCCTGGGAGCTGAGCCAGGCTGCCGCGCACGGTTTCTTCATCGACCGGGGCTGGCGCGTACGCAAGAACGGCACGCGCTTCTGGGCGCACGTCGTGATCACCGCGCAGCGGGCCCCGGACGGCAGCTTGACCGGCTTCATCAAGGTGACCCGGGACGAGTCCGAGGGACGCACGCAGCGCGAGCGGTCGGCTCGGCGGTTCACCGACCTGTTCCAGCTCGCGCCGGTGGGCATTGCTCTGCTCGACGAGTCCGACCAGGTCCTCGACGCCAACGCGGCGCTGTGCGATCTGCTGGGCTACCGGTTGCATGGCAAAGCCGCGTCCGAGTTGATGCACCCCGACGACGCGGGGTCCGGGTTGGTCCCGCACCCAGCGAGGGCGGGCGGCGAGAGGATGTCGCACCGGGTTCTCACCCGCGCAGATGGTGAGCGGGTGTTCTGCCACGTGCGGTGCGCGGCCTCGGTGCAGGACGACGGGGACCGGTTCTGGTTGGCCGTGTTCCAGGACGTCACGGAGCAGATCCGCCGCGCCGAGGTCCTGCACCATCAGGCCACGCACGACCCGACGACCGGGCTGCTCAACCGGCAGGGCGTCGACGAACTGCTCGTCCCCATGCTCGACAGCAGCAGCGACCAGATAGCCGTGCTGTTCTGTGACATCGACAACTTCAAGCGCGTCAACGACTCGCTAGGCCACGATGCAGGCGACGAACTGCTCGTAGCGCTCGCCCGCCGCCTGCGCAACGAACTCCCGGCGTGCTGCACGCCCGCGCGGCTCTACGGGGACGAGTTCCTGATCATCTGCTCGAACGTGCAAGCCTGCGGCGGGCTCGACGCACTCACCAACACGGCGGCCGACCTGCTCCGCGCGGTCGTCCCGCTGCAGGGTCGGCTGGTCAGCGTCACCGCCTCCATCGGCGCGACAACGCCCGAGGAGCACACCACGACGCAGAACATGATCCGCGACGCCGACGCGGCGATGTTCAACACCAAGAGGGGCCGCGGACGCGCGCGGACGGGCCAAGGCACTCCCACCGCGCAGCTGACCTTGGAAGAAGATCTCCGCGCCGCGCTGCGCCACGATCGCCTGCAACTGCACTACCAGCCGATCGTAGCTAGGGACGGAACCATCATCTTGGCCGAAGCGCTCGTGCGGTGGCCGCATCCGGACCGCGGACTCCTCACACCGGACACGATCTTGTCGGTCGCCGAGAACGGCGGTCTTATGCACGACCTGGACAGCTGGGTGCTGCACACCGCCCTGCGGGAGGCGGTCACCTGGCAGCAGCCGATCGGCGTCACGGTCAACGTCTCCGGAATCCGTCCCGACGCCACGGACTTCAGCGACGAGGTCTCCACTGCGATCACCGCCAGCGGTATCGCCCCCGACCGCGTCGTCCTGGAAATGGTCGAAACGCTGTTCGTGGACCTGCCCGCGAAACCGCGCAGGGCGATGCGGGAGCTCGCTCGGACGGGAATCCGGTTCGCCATGGACGACTTCGGCACCGGCTATTCCTCGCTGGCTCGACTCAAGGACCTGCCGACCCAGATCGTCAAGCTCGACCGGCGGTTCGTCTCCGGCATGGGATCGGACCCGGCCGATCTCGGGATCGCGCGTGCTGTGGTGGAACTGGCCCGGGCGATGGACCGCACCTGCATCGCCGAAGGCGTCGAGAACACCACCCAGCACGCGCTGCTGAACAGCCTCGGCATCGACGCCTGCCAAGGATTCCTGTTCTCCCGCCCGCTGCCCGCAGCGGAGTTCCACGCCCTCCTCAAGTCCCCGGAGTCCGCCGCCCCCGCAAACCCGGCGTGGGAGTAG
- a CDS encoding MFS transporter, protein MSTPTAQRPVFQPKVTAAAVFGTTVEWYDFALYATAASLVFNKLYFPGGDPLVGTVAAFGTFAIGFLGRPLGGAYFGELGDRKGRKHVLVVTLLLMGIATTGIGLLPTYGSIGVAAPLLLTLLRFVQGFAAGGEKTGALILLFENAPARWRGLLSSLPAIGTGMGTLLSTGAMTIVSTTLSQQAFLDWGWRIPFLLSAVLTLFGLWVRRSLGETEDFQQELKRQAREEAARPDRAGRASWRQRLAKSRFVESWRKYPKEMIIVICAGAAENCGYYIFGTFSVAYAQDAGLATGPVLTGIMAVSVVKLASVPLFGALSDRWGRRPVSILGATVMAAACYPFFRVLDTEQPWLVLLALLVTLGIGQSAVLGAQPAFFAELFSTKVRFTAVGVANNIGTVLTGGLAPLLASSLLLWFGHSIAGVVIFLLLTCGITIVTVAVARETRVRHESVRPAAETAVG, encoded by the coding sequence ATGAGTACGCCAACAGCACAGCGCCCGGTCTTCCAACCGAAAGTGACCGCTGCGGCGGTCTTCGGCACCACGGTGGAGTGGTACGACTTCGCCCTGTACGCCACCGCCGCTTCGCTGGTGTTCAACAAGCTCTACTTCCCAGGCGGAGATCCCCTGGTGGGCACGGTCGCGGCTTTCGGCACGTTCGCGATCGGCTTTCTCGGGCGCCCGCTCGGCGGGGCCTACTTCGGCGAACTCGGCGACCGCAAGGGGCGCAAGCACGTCCTCGTGGTCACGCTGCTGCTGATGGGGATCGCCACCACCGGAATCGGGCTGCTGCCCACCTACGGATCCATCGGTGTCGCCGCGCCGCTGCTGCTGACGCTCCTCCGCTTCGTCCAGGGCTTCGCCGCCGGCGGGGAGAAAACCGGCGCGCTGATCCTGCTTTTCGAAAACGCTCCGGCGCGCTGGCGAGGACTCCTGAGCAGCCTCCCGGCCATCGGCACCGGCATGGGAACGTTGCTGTCGACGGGTGCGATGACGATCGTTTCGACGACCCTTTCGCAGCAAGCGTTTCTCGACTGGGGATGGCGCATCCCGTTCCTGCTCAGCGCGGTGCTGACGTTGTTCGGCCTGTGGGTGCGCCGGTCTTTGGGCGAGACGGAGGACTTCCAGCAGGAGCTGAAGCGCCAAGCCCGTGAAGAGGCCGCGCGGCCGGACCGCGCCGGACGGGCGTCGTGGCGCCAGCGGCTGGCGAAGAGCCGGTTCGTGGAGTCGTGGCGGAAGTACCCCAAGGAGATGATCATCGTCATCTGCGCCGGGGCGGCGGAAAACTGCGGGTACTACATCTTCGGCACCTTCTCCGTCGCATACGCCCAGGACGCGGGTCTCGCCACCGGCCCGGTGCTCACCGGGATCATGGCCGTGTCGGTCGTGAAGCTGGCGTCCGTGCCGCTTTTCGGGGCGCTGTCCGACCGGTGGGGCAGGCGTCCGGTCAGCATCCTCGGCGCGACGGTGATGGCGGCGGCCTGCTATCCGTTCTTCCGCGTGCTCGACACCGAGCAGCCCTGGCTGGTCCTGCTGGCTCTGCTGGTCACCCTCGGCATCGGCCAATCGGCCGTCCTGGGCGCCCAACCGGCCTTCTTCGCCGAGCTGTTCAGCACCAAGGTCCGCTTCACTGCCGTGGGCGTGGCCAACAACATCGGCACCGTCCTGACCGGTGGGCTCGCCCCCCTGCTCGCGAGTTCGCTCCTGCTGTGGTTCGGCCACAGCATCGCCGGCGTCGTCATCTTCCTGCTGCTGACCTGCGGCATCACCATCGTCACGGTGGCGGTCGCGCGCGAGACGCGGGTGCGCCACGAGTCGGTGCGGCCCGCCGCCGAAACGGCAGTGGGCTGA
- a CDS encoding IclR family transcriptional regulator translates to MPETDSAGVRSVRRALELLGMFDSEHPARTVRELIDATGLAKSTVVRLAHTLQQEGLLWTRPDGLLAPGPGLLRWAHLAREAWKLPEEALTCLKELSESSGGETVNIYVRTHTTRICIAQHEGTQNLRHVVRVGDTLPLWGGAASHVLLSRSEREDVEAVAETSPRGAEHADDLWKRSRAAAESGWSVSHGEREAGVSGIAAPIFARTGEVAAAVALGGPTTRFTDAQVRDWIPVLTGAAARLTSLDFIGAAQ, encoded by the coding sequence ATGCCCGAAACCGACTCCGCCGGCGTGCGGAGCGTGCGCCGCGCCCTGGAACTGCTGGGGATGTTCGACTCCGAACACCCCGCGCGCACCGTCCGCGAGCTGATCGACGCCACCGGGCTGGCGAAGTCCACGGTCGTCCGGCTGGCGCACACGCTCCAGCAGGAAGGTCTGCTGTGGACGCGCCCCGACGGGCTGCTGGCGCCGGGCCCGGGACTGCTGCGCTGGGCACACCTGGCGCGCGAAGCGTGGAAGCTGCCGGAGGAAGCGCTCACCTGCCTCAAGGAGTTGTCGGAGTCCAGCGGTGGCGAAACGGTGAACATCTACGTCCGCACCCACACCACCCGCATCTGCATCGCCCAGCACGAAGGCACCCAGAACCTGCGCCACGTAGTCCGGGTCGGCGACACGCTGCCCCTCTGGGGTGGTGCCGCCAGCCATGTGCTGCTCTCCCGCAGCGAACGCGAGGACGTCGAGGCGGTGGCCGAGACGTCCCCAAGGGGCGCGGAGCACGCGGACGACCTCTGGAAGCGGAGCCGGGCAGCGGCCGAGTCCGGCTGGTCGGTCAGCCACGGGGAACGCGAGGCGGGCGTCTCCGGCATCGCCGCCCCGATCTTCGCCCGCACCGGGGAAGTAGCCGCGGCCGTGGCCCTCGGCGGCCCCACCACCCGCTTCACCGACGCGCAGGTGCGCGACTGGATCCCCGTGCTCACCGGCGCCGCCGCACGGCTGACGTCCCTCGACTTCATCGGAGCCGCGCAATGA
- a CDS encoding family 2 encapsulin nanocompartment cargo protein terpene cyclase, producing the protein MIELVEHEALVPFQQPHTGGVQGTSACVAPGRQRKTAVLHCPPPPPERPEIAAEINHRSVAWLIEVGLGSEENIAGVHKHDPGRGITLCHPGSEDVERMTAAAKMIVAETAVDDYFCETNSRRDANDQSIGPNLSLTQSAIDAPRLTPTYQALWEKRRDNHPVLRAQHKAFDDLKQISSPAQAQRVRHDIAQLYLGYNAENGWRTINRLPPVWQYLANRQMNSFRPCLDLTDVLDGYEIPAELFTHPLVQDCIARASLIATLYNDLAGCEREIRDHGLPFNLPAVIAAEEHIPLDEAFIKSCDIHNELIRAFEEDTERAAAALPDPAVARYLTGLWSWLAGSRHWHFTTARHT; encoded by the coding sequence ATGATCGAACTCGTCGAGCACGAAGCCCTCGTCCCCTTCCAGCAACCGCACACCGGGGGCGTCCAGGGAACGAGCGCGTGCGTTGCACCGGGACGGCAGCGGAAGACGGCCGTCCTGCACTGTCCGCCGCCACCACCCGAACGCCCAGAGATCGCGGCGGAGATCAACCACCGCTCCGTCGCGTGGCTCATCGAGGTCGGCCTGGGCAGCGAGGAGAACATCGCCGGCGTCCACAAGCACGATCCGGGACGTGGCATCACGTTGTGCCACCCGGGAAGCGAGGACGTCGAGCGCATGACGGCCGCGGCGAAGATGATCGTGGCCGAAACGGCGGTGGACGACTACTTCTGCGAAACCAACAGCCGCCGCGATGCCAACGACCAGTCGATCGGGCCGAACCTCTCGCTGACGCAGTCCGCGATCGACGCGCCGCGCCTGACCCCCACCTACCAGGCGTTGTGGGAAAAGCGCCGCGACAACCACCCGGTGCTGCGCGCCCAGCACAAGGCGTTCGACGACCTCAAGCAGATCAGCAGCCCGGCGCAGGCCCAACGCGTCCGCCACGACATCGCCCAGCTCTACCTGGGCTACAACGCCGAGAACGGGTGGCGCACGATCAACCGGCTGCCGCCCGTCTGGCAGTACCTCGCCAACCGGCAGATGAACTCGTTCCGCCCCTGCCTCGACCTCACCGACGTCCTCGACGGCTACGAAATCCCGGCGGAGCTGTTCACCCACCCCCTGGTGCAGGACTGCATCGCGCGGGCATCGCTGATCGCCACCCTCTACAACGACCTGGCCGGCTGCGAGCGGGAGATCCGCGATCACGGCCTGCCATTCAACCTGCCGGCCGTGATCGCCGCGGAAGAGCACATCCCGCTCGACGAGGCGTTCATCAAGTCCTGCGACATCCACAACGAGCTGATCCGTGCGTTCGAGGAGGACACCGAGCGCGCCGCGGCCGCGCTCCCGGACCCGGCAGTCGCCCGCTACCTGACCGGACTGTGGTCATGGCTCGCGGGAAGCCGCCACTGGCACTTCACCACCGCACGGCACACCTGA
- a CDS encoding LysR family transcriptional regulator substrate-binding protein produces MTASDGSPSFTLAYIPGVTPGKWARIWDERSPEVPLNLVQVPAAEAAGVVRDRDADAVLLRFPTDRTGLHAIPLYTETTVVVVPKDHVVAAAEEVSPDDLADDIVLHPLDDTLDWEQPPGRPAIERPATTAAAIELVAAGVGLLVVPQSLARLHHRKDLTYRPLADVPQSSVALAWLEDETTDLMEQFIGIVRGRTVNSTRGRPPAPPKSKRPAGDAKNPAPRKPTGGNRRSGAPKGGKRGKPRRRS; encoded by the coding sequence GTGACAGCCTCAGACGGATCTCCGTCGTTCACGCTCGCGTACATCCCGGGGGTGACACCCGGCAAGTGGGCGCGGATCTGGGACGAACGATCGCCAGAGGTTCCGCTGAACCTCGTCCAGGTGCCCGCCGCCGAAGCCGCTGGCGTGGTGCGCGACCGCGACGCCGACGCGGTCCTCCTCCGGTTCCCGACGGACCGGACGGGGCTGCACGCGATCCCCCTCTACACCGAGACGACGGTGGTCGTGGTCCCGAAGGACCACGTCGTGGCCGCGGCCGAAGAGGTGTCGCCCGACGACCTGGCCGACGACATCGTGCTGCACCCGCTCGACGACACCCTCGACTGGGAACAGCCGCCCGGGCGGCCGGCGATCGAGCGCCCGGCAACGACCGCGGCTGCCATCGAACTGGTGGCGGCCGGCGTGGGGCTGCTCGTCGTCCCGCAGTCGCTCGCCCGCCTGCACCACCGCAAGGACCTCACCTACCGGCCGCTCGCGGACGTCCCGCAGTCGAGCGTCGCGCTGGCGTGGCTGGAAGACGAGACCACCGACTTGATGGAGCAGTTCATCGGAATCGTCCGCGGGCGAACGGTCAACAGCACGCGCGGGCGCCCGCCGGCCCCGCCGAAGTCCAAGCGTCCCGCTGGCGACGCGAAGAACCCTGCCCCCCGCAAGCCGACCGGCGGGAACCGGCGTTCCGGCGCTCCCAAGGGCGGCAAGCGCGGGAAACCCCGCCGCCGCTCGTAG
- a CDS encoding DUF5997 family protein, which produces MTSQKTSQTMKPTTAARKLNVYLEATPAEFQEGVVSRDELNALQADPPEWLRELRRNGPHPRQVVAAKLRISIGGLTRGGITDPLTTEQIEALKTEDPEWLQQERATQADVRKEAVRIKENKAARRPRSW; this is translated from the coding sequence ATGACGTCGCAGAAGACCTCCCAGACGATGAAGCCCACGACCGCGGCGAGGAAGCTGAACGTGTACCTCGAAGCCACCCCCGCGGAGTTCCAGGAGGGTGTCGTCTCGCGCGACGAGTTGAACGCCCTGCAGGCCGACCCGCCGGAGTGGCTGCGGGAACTGCGCCGCAACGGCCCGCACCCGCGGCAGGTCGTCGCGGCGAAGCTGCGCATCTCCATCGGCGGTCTCACACGTGGCGGCATCACCGACCCGCTCACCACTGAGCAGATCGAAGCGCTGAAGACTGAAGACCCGGAGTGGCTCCAGCAGGAACGTGCCACTCAGGCCGACGTCCGGAAGGAAGCGGTACGCATTAAGGAAAACAAGGCGGCCCGCCGCCCCCGTTCCTGGTAG
- a CDS encoding geranyl diphosphate 2-C-methyltransferase, whose protein sequence is MTETTYRTTPAASVYQGSIANYWNQEANPVNLELGEVSGYFHHHYGIGEPDWSVTEGDPGTIRERLTRELHRLEGQQAEFLLDHLGKVSPGQRIMDAGCGRGGSSFLAHERFGCAVDGISISRKQVDFANAQARQREVADKVAFHQLNMLDTGFETGSMQAIWNNESTMYTDLNDLFAEHSRLLARGGRYVTITGCYNDVYGLPSRAVSTINAHYICDIHPRSGYFRAMTANRLVPTAVVDLTEATLPYWRLRAQSPLVTGIEEAFIEAYENGSFQYMLIAADRV, encoded by the coding sequence ATGACCGAGACGACCTACCGGACCACCCCCGCCGCCAGCGTTTACCAAGGCAGCATCGCGAACTACTGGAACCAGGAGGCCAACCCGGTCAACCTCGAACTCGGCGAGGTCAGCGGCTACTTCCACCACCACTACGGCATCGGCGAGCCCGACTGGTCGGTCACCGAAGGCGACCCCGGAACCATCCGCGAACGCCTCACCCGGGAACTGCACCGCCTGGAAGGCCAGCAAGCCGAATTCCTGCTGGACCACCTGGGGAAGGTCTCGCCGGGGCAGCGGATCATGGACGCCGGGTGCGGACGCGGCGGCTCCAGTTTCCTGGCCCACGAACGGTTCGGCTGCGCGGTGGACGGCATCTCGATCTCGCGCAAGCAGGTCGACTTCGCAAATGCCCAAGCGCGGCAACGCGAAGTCGCCGACAAGGTCGCGTTCCACCAGCTGAACATGCTCGACACCGGGTTTGAAACCGGCAGCATGCAGGCGATCTGGAACAACGAGTCCACGATGTACACCGACCTGAACGACCTCTTCGCCGAGCACTCCCGGCTGCTGGCGCGCGGCGGTCGGTACGTGACGATCACCGGCTGCTACAACGACGTCTACGGCCTGCCGTCCCGCGCGGTCTCCACGATCAACGCGCACTACATCTGCGACATCCACCCCCGCTCCGGCTACTTCCGCGCGATGACCGCGAACCGGCTGGTGCCCACCGCCGTGGTGGACCTGACCGAGGCGACCCTGCCCTACTGGCGGCTGCGCGCCCAATCACCCCTGGTGACGGGGATCGAGGAGGCGTTCATCGAGGCGTACGAGAACGGCAGCTTCCAGTACATGCTCATCGCCGCCGACCGCGTGTAA
- a CDS encoding thioesterase family protein, protein MNAGTPATNSYYERIDERRYKPTCHASGAWNPDEQHFSPLGGLIVHAIDQHLAARAGDGLVLGRISFDILGRLALDESEIRVETIRPGRTIELIEATVLVADRPVVKARAWRLAVLDTEAVAGGGADPLTPPEEVAPWPMDLVWPGGYIASLNARPLAPPQPGRTTAWISTELDLVAGESSSPLASYIALVDTANGIASRQSPTDWMWPNVDLTIHLHRQPEGSWTGLDTTVVFGSTGQGITSTVLHDIKGPVGHAQQILTVRPLRVAEEHP, encoded by the coding sequence GTGAACGCAGGCACCCCTGCCACGAACAGCTACTACGAGCGGATCGACGAACGCCGCTACAAGCCCACCTGCCATGCCAGCGGCGCGTGGAACCCGGACGAGCAGCACTTCAGCCCGCTGGGCGGGCTCATCGTCCACGCGATCGACCAGCATCTGGCCGCGCGTGCGGGCGACGGCCTGGTCCTCGGCCGCATCAGCTTCGACATCCTCGGGCGCCTCGCGCTCGACGAGAGCGAGATCCGGGTGGAGACCATCCGGCCAGGCCGCACCATCGAACTGATCGAAGCCACCGTGCTCGTCGCCGACCGCCCGGTCGTCAAGGCCCGCGCATGGCGCCTCGCAGTCCTGGACACCGAAGCCGTCGCGGGCGGTGGTGCGGACCCGCTCACCCCGCCCGAAGAAGTCGCCCCCTGGCCGATGGACTTGGTGTGGCCCGGCGGGTACATCGCCTCCTTGAACGCCCGCCCGCTCGCGCCGCCGCAGCCCGGCCGCACGACGGCCTGGATCTCCACCGAGCTCGACCTCGTCGCCGGTGAGTCCAGCAGCCCGCTGGCGTCCTACATCGCGCTCGTCGACACCGCCAACGGCATCGCCTCGCGCCAGTCACCCACCGACTGGATGTGGCCCAACGTCGACCTGACGATCCACCTCCACCGGCAGCCCGAAGGCAGCTGGACCGGCCTGGACACCACCGTCGTCTTCGGCAGCACCGGCCAAGGCATCACCAGCACCGTCCTGCACGACATCAAGGGCCCGGTCGGACACGCCCAGCAGATCCTCACCGTCCGACCGCTTCGGGTGGCGGAAGAACACCCGTGA